A region of the Epinephelus fuscoguttatus linkage group LG22, E.fuscoguttatus.final_Chr_v1 genome:
TTACCAGCAGGCACACAAGTACTATTACTGCAAACAAACAATGTTGCCAAGATTGACAAACCCTTGGATTACCTGGCCAACATCACAGAGATTGATTTATCGCAAAACAACTTATCCTCCATCAGCGACGTCCACCTGGGGAATCTTCCTCAGCTGCTGTCCCTTCACATGGAGGAAAACTGGATACGAGAGTTGCCAGAGAGAAGTCTTGCAGAGGTGGCTAACCTCCAGGAGCTCTACATGAATCACAACCTCATCTCCTCCATTTCCCCGATGGCTTTCCAGGGTCTCAGCAACCTCGTGCGGCTCCACCTCAATTCTAACAAGCTCAAGGTAATTAAAAGAGAATGGTTTGATCCCATGCCGAATCTGGAGATCCTGATGATTGGTGAGAATCCTATTCTTTCTATCGACGATATGAACTTCAAACCTCTCAGTAACCTCCGCAGTCTTGTTCTCACCAGGATGAATCTGTCTCAGCTTCCTGATGATGCACTGGCTGGTCTTGATAACTTAGAAAGCATCTCATTCTATGATAATATTTTCCCAGAGGTGCCTCATTCTGCCTTGAGAAACGCAAAAAATCTTAAGTTTTTGGATCTAAATAAAAACCCAATTGCAAGGATACAGAGAGGAGACTTTGTGGATATGCTCCATCTGAAAGAACTGGGGATTAATAGCATGCCAGAGCTAGTTTCCATCGACAGCTTTGCCCTCAATAACCTCCCCGAGCTGACCAAAATAGAAGCCACCAACAATCCTAAACTCTCCTATATCCATCCTAATGCTTTCTACAAACTACCGCGGCTGGAAACCCTAATGCTAAACGGCAACGCGCTTAGTGCCCTCCACAGGATTACTGTCGAGTCCCTCCCAAATCTCAGAGAGGTTAGCATGCACAGCAACCCCATCCGCTGTGACTGTGTGATCCGCTGGATGAACATGAACAAGACCAATCTCCGCTTCATGGAGCCTGATTCTCTGTACTGTGTGGAGCCGCCGGAGTACGAGGGCCAGCATGTCCGACAGGTGCACTTCAGGGAGATGATGGAGATTTGTCTGCCACTCATCTCTCCCGAAAGCATGCCTGGGCATATTAAAGCACAGAACGGGAGCTCAGTGTCACTCCATTGTCGGGCCTTCGCTGAACCAGAACCAGACATCTACTGGATCACCCCGTCTGGTATCAGGGTCCTGCCTAACACCGTGTCTGACAAGTTCTACATGCACCCAGAGGGGACTTTTGATATCTATGATATAACAGAAAACGAAGCTGGTCTTTACACTTGTGTCGCCCATAATCTGGTCGGAGCTGATCTTAAATCTGTTTCTGTAGAGGTGAATGGATATTTCCCCCAACCTGCAAACGGGTCTCTGGATGTCATGATCAAATCAGTGGAGGCAAACTCCATCCTGGTTTCGTGGAAGGCCGGCCACGGCACCTTGGCTCCCAACATTAAATGGTACACAGGGTCAGATGCTACTCATCCCACCACGGCGTTTACCACCAGGGTTCCCTCTGACGTTCAGGTCTACAACCTCACTCATCTCAGCCCCGCCACTCTGTACAAAGTCTGTGTGGATGTCAGCAGCATCCACTCCAACCATGACACCAAATGTGTCAATGTCACCACTAAGGGATTAGAGCTGGCAGCCAAGGACACAGAAAAATGGGACGCAGCAGTAATCACCGTCTTTGGTGTGCTCTTGGCTGTGATTTCAGTGGCATGCCTGCTTATTTATGTGTCTCTGAGGAACCACCACCTTTATGGGGATATAAGGAAATGCGACTCCAAAGCTTCGCTGACACCAGTGGAAGCTACCGGTATGCACTCTCCTTTCTTTACAAAGCTGTGGGTTTCGGGTAAGGGACTGCCAAGTGGAGTCAAAGTGAAAGCCACAGTCATAAATGTATCTGACAATGCCTTTTAAGAAGCGCAGCTTTGTAGAGCACCACACACCAACTACACTGAATGGACAAGGCCATGGGCGGGGGTGGACAAATCTGTAGTACTGTTTCAAAGGCAAACCCATTGCTGGTCCCAGACTCAGATGCACTGGCAAATCTATTATTGGACTGGGATGGAACAGTTTAAAATAGACTACATGCTCTCCCGGTTTCGACCCCAGCTGAAGTGGTGGCTTTGTAACCGTTACATCAAACCAAGCTCACATCAACAGAAAGGGGCATTTACTGCAAAACGATATATTTCAGTACCATTCATACAGAGATGCAGGCAGAGAAAAGAAAGCAGAGATGATGATGGTCAACTCTCTTGTAATTGACTGTTAAATGTGTTCAGAGTTGTGGAACTGTCCGTGTGGTCCCAAGCAATACCGTCTGTGCTTTGTCGAACATCCATAGACGAGTTAGAGATACAGTAATAACACCTGTCTATTATGGGAAGGGAGATATAGTAGAGTAGACAAATTACAGTGACTATGGTGTAAGCCTTTTGATGAAATATAAACCCCCCTTTTTCTATTTAAAATGGATTCTTGATTTTTCATGGAAATATTGTTATATATTCTATTATGTTGATGTAATGACAAATCCTCTGTATCTGAACAGTTTGAATGGGTTTTAAATTAAGGCAAGGAGCGGACTACTTTTGATTACAACGTCACATTAAGCTTAATGAAATTCAGCTACAAAATGAGTATCTAGAGAGGACGTTTTGCCAAATGGCTGTTTATGCTGTGTAGTTCTCATTGCAACGGTGACTAGGAGAAAAAAAGGCGTCGGACTAAAACAAATATAACAGGTTAATTAAAATGGAGGTGATTGATGTGTTGTCTCCTCACGAAGCAGTCTGTTATGCCCTGGTAAGTGCCTACAACAAGAACTACATGAGGTAAACAGAGAAGAGACTGAAGAAACATGGCCATGTCATCATTGCAGAATCACAAGCTATTCTCCGGTACTTTTAGTGGAAATACTTTCTCAGTATTTTTAGCATAcatattttaagaaaacatTTCGTTGTTGCTTTGGGTGTAAAGTTAAAAAGCCATTTTTATATTAACTGTACTATATGTGATCAATGGGCACAACAGACTAATTAAGAAAAGtgctaagaaaaaaataaatgtcattgtTTCTTTTACAAATAATCGCCTACTTTTCTGCTTTGCTTTTTTCTCATGTTTGTAATAATGCATGATGTTATAGTTATACTACGTTTCTCTGTGTCCTCATCCAACCATGGCGCAATGTTAACTGTGTAATGACTTTTTATATGTGACATTTCAACTGCAAGCATGTGAAACAAAATATTGATAATGACCAAGTAGCACAGAGGGAGTCTTTTGAGTCAGACCACGGGGGAAAAGTCAGCTGAATGGTTGAATGGTCGTCCTAACCCtgggaagaaggaaaaaaaaacagcaacaaaagaaCAGAACTCATTAGCCGCCTCATTAAGAACATGTTCGTCCTTCAGCTGGTCTGAATATAGTCACTGTGCTAAAGCTACAGCAGCTGCCTGTGCTTAGACAGGGACACAGCGTCCCTACGACAGAGAGATAAAGTACAGTACTGAAAAGTCAACGCAGGGTGGGACGGAGTCGCAGCTTTAGGactcacatttttatttgtcttacTGAATTATCCGGCACACAGAACATTTCACATGAGAAAGCCAAGCATGATGAATGGCTGTCAGAGGCAGAGTGACATGGTGGATTTATCAAACAGGCCCTAACGCTCATACATCAGGCCAGccttcagcaccatggacagaggCTTTTAGAGGCGAGCCATCTGTCAAAGACACAGGGAGTTAAAATATGACGTGGTGTGCTCCTCAGGTAACGCTCAGGTCAGACTGAGTCTGTCTCCTTGCAAATGTAGGCACAAAATACAGTTGCACAAACAAGACTGGTGGAGCTGAGGACGCACCTGTACCCACATTATACAAAAAACCCAACATATAGACACATGCAAACCTAAATTCAAGGGTGGGATGTCATGGGTTAGCTGTAAATCAGGAGTGCCACAGAGAATATGTTTGACCAGTCACCCATGTCAGACTATAGCAGGGGTCCTCAGCTTTTTTCAAACCATGGACCCCTTAGCTCAAAGAGGGATGGCGCAGGGACAACAGACTTCATATATAGTAAAAAATTACATTGCATATTTAACCGGGTGGGTGAAGGTTGTCAGGCAGAGAGCCATGTGAGCCTCAGACTGCCGTCTTGACTTGTATTTGCTTTTCAGGTAGGTGAGGAAGGAGACACTACTTTCAAAAAGATAAGTTGTTGCAAAAGGCAAAGTATTTTGGATTCatgttaatttttaattttagatatttaaattttttgaaaagaaaaaaactagcAAATAATAATTAAGGGCCCCCCCCAGCAGTTACCCTGAGAACCCTCTAGGGCTCCCTGGGTCTACAGGTTAACTTTGCTCCTCTACATTTTACTGCACTGCGCACCGAccaggtctggtgggagctagctagcagtgcCATTTATTCTGCAATTGCCACCAGTAACACCATCCTCACCCAAAaatgttaccatggaaacatggTTGTCCCCCTTTCGCTTGCTGTGGTGATTAAGCGGCTCAACTTTGCAAACCCTGTATATCATTATTAattactgttagctctgttagcactgtaagCAGTGGTGGTAAAGCTAGTGTTGCTAATAGAGCTAACAATAATAAAGGGGTTTTgcggctcaaaatgaagccgctTACTTATCTGGGCTACCTCGGGGGAGACTGTAGGTTAGTACCATGTTTTAGCAGCAACGCTGCCCCAGGAGCGGGGACAGCAAATAGTAATTGCCGAATGAGCGGCACCGCTAGCTAGCAAACACCCAACCTGAGTGGTGCGTAGTGCAGAGCGgccaaggctaatgttagctaaccagtggagactggagggtgggcagtgggcactatgttttTGCATGTTAACACAGccagcaaataaaataaaaggcaaaatgtTTACATAACTTAACATTGAAATTTCACCTCCTCTAAATAGATAGCGCTTTAAAATGCAGCTAAAGCTAACTGAGTCAGGGAGCACTGGACTGAAAGTAacggcctcttgtatttcatgtcattttgcttctttttttctttataaaaattaaatgttaagTTACTGCTTAATGGGTGTTGAGATATTGAAGGCAAAATTAACTTAAACTGCCATCCCTGATTCAAGGTTACTCACTCATACAAAGACACTAATTACAAGAAGACAACAAACGTGAACATCGACAAGCACACACAAGCACTAAATCAGCCTACCCTTCAAACACAGAGGTGCAGCAGCGTCTCTCTCAGTCTGCGTCCAgggaaaaacacaacatgacagcCAAAGGAGCCAGTAAATGAGTCCACTGACCAAACATGTTCTTTGAGATTAAAGGAGCTCATGGATATTAGCCCCATTGTTCTtcctatatttttttttacaactccTGATTACATACTTGAGTGAATAAGCTGAATGTTATCCAGAAACTCATCTCTCCTGCTGTCTCTCCCAATCTCCTGCATTTCCACAACGTTGTtcgtctctctccctctccctcccctcgCTGTCGACACTCTCCCTCCACTGGCAGGCATTTTGAGTTAGGGTTataccttcttttttttttttgtttgaattcGAACATTCAAAGCAACCTATATTAGAAAAAAAGCCCCTCTGGATTTAACTTAAATCCCACATGAAAAGAACCAGTGAGCTGTCACCATTTAATCCGCAGTGAGGAAGGAAAAATTATGTTTCTCGCTGAATCttcaaatatttcaaatattaaaaccacCTTGTTCTATTCAAAAAAGCCATCTGCTCTGAGGCAGATATTAAAGCATGCTCTGTGAAGGCTTATAGATGGGTGTTCCTACTGGTtacatattcattttaattttgcgAGGATCATTGTCAGGGGGCCGGAGATTTGTAGGTGCAATCCACCAGTGGGAGGTGCAAGTTCaatagtgtatttatttatttcattttgaacaAAAGGCAGTCATTAAGTCAGTGGCTGGCAGATAATTTTCCTTTTTACATTATTGGGTGAAAAAATGAATTACAGGAAATGTGAATTCATAACTTTCACTACTGCAGTTGATTTAGTTGAATGCTCTTCTACTCTTCTACTAAATTCCTAAAGCATGTGGGAAGGTACTATTTACACACTTTGTATTTGACTGTTTTTCAAATGGTTCATATTTATAATAGTCCTCCTCAGACAACAGCCTGATTTAatatatatgtgtttttaatttctttcttttctcccacatttttaaagctgcaattaaatgtttaatttcccCTCTATCTAAGATAAGATCCTATCCTATAGCGCTGCACTGCGAGGGCTGCAGAAAGCAAACAATATTCAAGCCGCTACAGGCACTTTTATATGTTTGAATTATCAGCTTATTAAAGTTACAAACTTCCACGTAGGTCAGCCAGTGTAGCTACAGGCAGCTACATTTAAATGAAAAGTGAAATGTCAACATGCATTTACAATCCTGCTGCTAGCACTATGTTTAATGCCAATGCTTGCTTTTAAGAGCCCTTTATAGCCAGCTACTGGAGGGACAACCGAATGACCTATAGACTGCAATAACAAAACAGGGAGTGCTTTCATGACAGAATAAAAATAGATTTGTCTCTTGGAGTCATATGACAGAAAAAGTATGAGAGACCATATTACGATGGGATCACTCTCGCTATAATACAGCGATCTCAGACGTAAATCAAATGTTGGCCAGGGGAGTAAAGCAAAGGGACAGCGGCTCCTTTTCTACTTATGGCCCTTATTACATCGACTTATGCACTCAATAGACGTGTTTCTCATAAAAACTGAATGCTGactaaacagcatcattactacacagatgtgccttgggatggtcacaataaaagaccactgtaaaatgtagtgtttgatcacacaacacaataccACAGATGTCAtaccattggcatgctgactgcaggaatgtccaccagagctgcaGCTGGTGAACTTAATGTTCACTTCACTACCATAAGCATTCTCCAGTGTCCtttctgtgaatttggcagtacatccaaacAGCATCACAACTGTAGctcacaccagcccaggacctcgaCATCCAGTATTGTCACATGCAAggtcgtctgagaccagccaccacaacagctgatgcaacaatTGGTTTGaacaaccaaagaatttctgcacaaaccatcagaaaccatctcagggGAACTCATCTGCATTCTCATCATCCTCAACAGGGTTGTGACCTGACAGcagctggttggatgtactgccaaattcagaaaaacaacactGGAGATGTCTTAGAGTCGTGAAATGTTGCCTATGAATTAAGTTCACAGGCAatagctctggtggacattcctaaACATTCCAGTCAGTATGCCAATGGCACATTCCCTCAAAACTTAATACATCTGTAGCGCTGTGGTGTacgatcaaactgcacattttattgtgacaaagcacacctgtgtagtaatgacgCTGTTTAATcggcatcttgatatgccacacctgtaaggtggatggattatcttggaaaaggagaagtgctcaatACCACGGATTACAACtaatttgtgaccaaaatttgtGAAGAATATATCTACTGAGTGCATAAAcaaagtcttagatctttaacttaaacccaTGAAAAATGGGATTAAAGAGTGTTGcagttaaatatttgttcagGTTTCATATTATCATGAAGGTAAACTTTTATCAATAATTTCTTTATTCTTTTGCTGCAGCAGTTTAGGTTGTTCTCTGTCTTAGCACGTTTTGATACGTCTACACTAAAGCCGATGTTACTCCTGATGACTGGTGAATTTTTCATACCCACCATGTATCATCAGCAAGCCAGAATTTGGCCAGAGCATCGCCATTCTGAACATGCACTGCTGTGTATTTCCTGAAAAGTAGAGACAGATTGTCACAGCAGATTTGCTACGGCTTGTCAAAGAGCGACCAGTCAAAAGCCATTTGTGTATGTGCATTTCTGTTCTGCCTGGCCTCTTCCTGTCTCCATTTCCATAGCAATCACTCCCAAGGCGCCTCCAACGTGCAGCTAAAAATGACGTGCTTTTTCCCCCTTGAGTCTCCGCAGTGCATCGAAATGACcacacaagcatgcacacacatcccCATGCATGCAAATCCGTAAACATACAGGGACCCACCAAAACACAGACGCTATTAGTCACTTCCATTTCCAGCTAGCCCCATGTGCACCTGATAGACTGTTGCCTTCACATTTACATATTTCCTCTGACTCACAGCTTGCATGACATCACTGAAATTCCAAATATAAAAGAGGAAATGGATTCATTGATTCATCATAAGGGACCCAACACACTGATAAATACGTGCTCATAAGTCTAACCTGGACTGAATGTGGAAATAATATTACACCACAGAGGGCTTTTCCGCTAATTGGAAGACCCATTCTCAAATAGTTGATTGGTTTCCTGGGCTACTGATTGATTGCTGCCTGCCTTTGTCTGTTTCCTCTATGACGTGCAGCTGATCGATGCAGGGACTAATGAGTTATTCACATGCATGTGCTTACATTAATGATGGAttgggacaaaaaaaaagggggcGCACACACCTAACAAGCAAGGACACGGACGAACACCCATTCCTTAGCAGGTTTTCTAAAGCTTCGTCAACGTGACACAGATGCACCATCGCTCCCATCAAAATCATTAGTGCTACAGGGGCTATCGATATTCATGGCAGCCTGCATTAATCATCACAGAACATTAAGGTCTTGTTGTGAAATGGAGGAAAAGAGCTACCTACAGTTATATTCCCCGTGTATGCACCACCTTTTTACTGCAGGTTAATGCTTCACTCAGACCTATCTATATAAAGACCTGCTGTAGGCAGATGGATGGTATGAAGAGGAGCTGAGTAATGGATGTTCATGCTGGTTACAATTTTGAGATCAGTCTCTAGggcttttttaaattgaaataatATGTGCCTATACAACTAATATTTGCAAAAGTATGCATAAATGCTAATTTACTCTCTGGTAATTATGCACTGGCCAAACTGATCAAGCATCTGTGCCAACGGTCACAATTTTTCATATAACGAGAAGAACGTGTGAGgttaaaaattttaaaattcCTCATCATTTATCATGTCCTctaaaagacttttttttgtgcaaGTAAGCATGaaaatttatgttttgtgtcattaatgccatttcagtgttttcttcacAGAGTTTTACTCTTTGCAGCAATTACAAAGCTATgaactgcagcttttcagaGAGAAAATAATGCTGTGTGGTTGTGATAATAATAAGCTGCAACAACAAAATACTAGAGTGGTACCACACAACAGCATGAcaggaaaaaagagcaaaataaaTGACGCTCAGACCAGAGGTAGAGTGTGCGGTGGCCTCTGGGACTCTGGCCCTGAATGTTTTCTCAAGAGCACAGAATCTTTCAGGGTTTTAAAATACCTTCAACTTTGTGTCATTGAGATAATATATGttgtgggttgtttttttttttatcctatgATGCTATTCCCTAAAGAAATCTAATATTGAGTAAAGGTTATTCTTTTGGCCCAATATTCaattctgaaactgaaaatctaATTTACTTGGAATTGTTAGGGATCcttaattttaaattaaagcaGCCCAGGTTTTTAATGGCATGGGTTTAAATGTAGCAgctaaacattcattctgtgaTCTTTAGCATGGTGTAACAAAAATAGGTTTTGAGATTAGTAAGGCTGTTTACGCCAAATTCCTCCCTGACCTGTGATGTAATTGAAAGGGACTCCAGCGAAATTCAGAGTGTATGAATTGTCTGCAGGTTCTCAAAATAGGGGTGGCTGAGCcagcggctagcagctaactatgctaacttACTACTAACAGCGCTAAACAACAGCCAACAGT
Encoded here:
- the LOC125883042 gene encoding leucine-rich repeat neuronal protein 3 encodes the protein MKDVSFVDRLFVGLAMASFVVATEERPDCPKLCVCEIRPWFSPSSVYMEAQTVDCNDLGLFSLPEQLPAGTQVLLLQTNNVAKIDKPLDYLANITEIDLSQNNLSSISDVHLGNLPQLLSLHMEENWIRELPERSLAEVANLQELYMNHNLISSISPMAFQGLSNLVRLHLNSNKLKVIKREWFDPMPNLEILMIGENPILSIDDMNFKPLSNLRSLVLTRMNLSQLPDDALAGLDNLESISFYDNIFPEVPHSALRNAKNLKFLDLNKNPIARIQRGDFVDMLHLKELGINSMPELVSIDSFALNNLPELTKIEATNNPKLSYIHPNAFYKLPRLETLMLNGNALSALHRITVESLPNLREVSMHSNPIRCDCVIRWMNMNKTNLRFMEPDSLYCVEPPEYEGQHVRQVHFREMMEICLPLISPESMPGHIKAQNGSSVSLHCRAFAEPEPDIYWITPSGIRVLPNTVSDKFYMHPEGTFDIYDITENEAGLYTCVAHNLVGADLKSVSVEVNGYFPQPANGSLDVMIKSVEANSILVSWKAGHGTLAPNIKWYTGSDATHPTTAFTTRVPSDVQVYNLTHLSPATLYKVCVDVSSIHSNHDTKCVNVTTKGLELAAKDTEKWDAAVITVFGVLLAVISVACLLIYVSLRNHHLYGDIRKCDSKASLTPVEATGMHSPFFTKLWVSGKGLPSGVKVKATVINVSDNAF